The Cardiocondyla obscurior isolate alpha-2009 linkage group LG20, Cobs3.1, whole genome shotgun sequence DNA segment ttgcctTTGCGGGCTACACCCTATCAatgctggcttcacacggacgagcctctgcatgggtacgcgtggaagccgcgattccgagttggacTCTCTGCCACGAGGTCCGCTCGCTTGCGACCCGAGTTTTTAGTGCGACGCCAAATGGCGCATCAAGCGCACAGGAAGAACCGAAAATAAAGACAGGCGCCGCGATGCATAAAACACACTGCCGCTCGCGGAGGTCccggggagagaaagaaatttttagcCGGATGCGTCCGGCGTGTAGCCGCGCGCGGTAATGCAAACTCCTCGTAGGACACGGTACGGACGACAGTTCATGCGCTCGCGTTCATCAACGCGCTCGTAATTTACATCTTATCCGACATTCATCCGCgcctcttctctttttatttatccgactttttttctcttttttttttcgcaccgCGTCGTCGAATTGCGGCTTCAAAATTTGCAGGCGACCTCGCGCGACGTACGACCATCGCATATAATTCGTCGTTGCCCGTGATAACGAATGGTGTACAACTAAATTGGATAACGcaagagaaaataaatccttgattaaaatatgttctcattcgtgaaaaaaaaaatcttttaattcgtttatttttccatTCGATGATATTTCTTGAATCAGTTTTCTTTTCCAAAAGTCTTATCTTTGCTTCACAAACAgttccctatttttttttaaatccttttTGAAAGGTTGAATTATCTTTTATGCTAACATATGTCTCCGATATTCGATGCCTATTTCTTTAGGCAACGTCGGTaggacgtttttttttttttttctttcctttctaaTACAACGTGAAAGAGCAATCGGCGTTATcgtacagaaatattttagttccaattaaattcataagaTTAAGGGATGAAAGAACTAAGAATTATCTAAATCTAACAAATCTAATTTCTTATCGGACTCTTTATTAAATCGAGTTTCAAGAAACATCACGATGATGAAAAGTAGTTTATAAAACGTCATAATTCATTattgtacattaattaattttatttcgtatattaTAGACACGTTTATTAAACCTATTATTTATTGGTCGgctttatattaatagatttatttatcatatacaataaattgtatattaaacgctgacttttttaacaaattaaatccTTCACTCTGACTTATCTAAAGCGAAGTTCTTTTTATGCTCCATTAATTTCGTATTAGATTTCTTAATTTCTCGGCGTCGACAAGAAAATTATACGCCGCTACGAGCCTTTCTACGTTACTGAGCGCCTAAATCACGTGACCGTGCGGTCGGTCTTTAGCCCTTGAAGAATTGTGAACGATTCAGTTCTGCACGAGACGCGTCGTGTGCGAGGGAAGCACGCGTGTCGACCGCGAAACCCGATCCAGGCCAGataattgcattaataattcCGTGAAGGCCGATTCCGTCGGCGTTCGAGCTCAAGATCGCGAAGTTTGCAAGGTGCCGTTTgactaatataaaaaaaatgcagagtTACATGGTGGGAAATCCGAGTTTTTGAAGAATTCAAGCCAACGTGACACgaccgagagaaaaaaaaatatatatatacatataatcgaCTCAATCTTTTCCACCGTCGGACAGGTTGAGTCGGCTGTATTTATTCGTTAGAAATATCACGAAATTATAGCCGAGGCCGAAAGTAACTAAAGTTTTCTCAGTGTACACGATTGATCGGCGAGATATGACGTCTGCGAATCGATTTGCGTGGCGATGACGGTGAAGAAACCACGTGGACGCCGTGCACGGTCGGACGTCTTGTAATTCCGATTGAATATCCCGGGGTTGATTATTCGCGATGTTGAAACACACGAGCAGGACTGGACGGCCTCGGATTGTCGTAAGAAAACGGAAAGGACGTTCGTTGTCCAGAAGTTGGCCCGGCACGCCGAGAACCCTGTCGATCGTGTCGTCCGAGGTAAAGAAATCCATAATCTCATAAAACTTTTACAAGTTTAATCCATCACGATTCATCTACATAATTCGCTTTCATAAACTCCCGtctacatataataaaatttatatttgacaggaaaaatatatattatgtgaAAATCgcgttgattaattaaaagtgattTTCCACCGAAGTTCCGTTTTCGGtgaaaaaaacatattaattcgAACTGAAATAAAGCTGCGCGAATAAATTCATTATACGATTTATCGATCTTTATATCGctgtacaaattaattttcttctttgcgctaaatattacttttatttcgtcgAGTTCGGGGCTGTCATGATTCacgcaattttataaaagagaatattatgtacaaaaataaaagaaaacgtatGTAAAACGAAGTAGACCAGATATACGTTCCATTTTACCGCCACATCCGCTGCGGACAGAGCGCACGAGCGTTTATCTCTCGTAAGGATTTTAATCGCCGGTTGTATCTTCTGTTGGGAAAACGGTCGTTCATTTCACATCCAGTTACGATTATACGCTGATATCTCAACTTTCGGTTCCCCTTACTATTAGACCcccgttcttttcttttactattAGATTTCCCTCCTTCTCAGATCTTCTTAGTACTACTTGATAACGCGCGATACGAGCGATCGCGGTTAAGAACGGGGTCATTAACGCCCGGAATCGGGATCGACTTgaaagagatattaaaaaaaaaaaaaacagcgacGAAGCGTCAGGGACGCTTCGTATGATCGTACATACCGTACGTCGTTTTGTACGCCGCGCGTTTGTGTGCACGTGGACCGTGTGCCGCCTACGCGGGTCGAAGGTCCCACGCAGAGATTGAGCGCACAATGTAGGAGACCGACAAACGGAATGAATGAGAGCGTATAATTGAGAGAGTATTTCTCGTTTAGCCGTAGCCGCTCCGCGAAGCACGGATAGCACTGGAAGAGAATTACGTTTTTATATCGCGGAGCATTGTGTTACGCGCTCTGTGTCAGTAATCGcttcaattaaattcaattttatcgtCTGTCgcattgataattttaataaacggccGATTAGTCCAAGcagttttcaatttatagACGAATAAGTCACGACGTGCCAattatgcatttaaaaaaatattatttatatatatatatcttttttttttttttttgaaagatgCATTGTGTTTTTGTTGTACAAATGGAGTTTGATGAAGACGCGAGCATATTGTTCGAACACGAATGCGCTGAGTGCAGCGCGTTGAAATGCATCGCAAAACACTTTTGCCAAATAACTCTTCGTTGTTTCGCGTTCGCACTTAATATGCACGTAATTGTTTACAATACGGCCGTTACGTCAAAAATACACGCGCATTCTGCACTCGGCCGTTTACATGCATTGCGCCACGGTTGCGTTACGCTTTCGATCGCTAATTACGTATAACGCGCGTCCTTTCGGAACGAGTGTTATTAAGCAAAGAAAATAGGGAGAAACTAGAGTCGCGGAGTACGCTATTTGGTTACGGCCATTGTACGAGAACAATTGACGTCGAAGTTGTTAATGTTGGCATAATGTCGGGATTAGTTTGCAGTTCTTTAAACGATTACGCGGAACAAAGTGGCCGTGAGCTCGTATTATTTCGGAAAACTCCCGGGTGACGCGTCGGATTTATTTCCACCCGAACAATGAAACACAgtaactttatatatatattttttttatctacaacgtattatattttttattatttatattttatatgtcgCGACCGCGCGGAATTGGAACTCCGTGTCGCTCGATCGATTGATCGCCTTGGGAAATTGAACTTTCATCCCGAAATTGACTAAACGCTCATTGTGACAATCGAATCACGAGGGAGCGGTGCCGGGAATGGAACGTATAACCAGCATATCTACCGGAAGTCCGGCCTACGAGTTCCGGTCCGAGGCGCACTCGTCTCATTGTCtttttcattctctctcttttttttttttcttccgtttctgttttttttatttttttttatgctgctGTTCAGCAACGAATGCTACTACCTGTCAACCGGAAAAAAGATCGTCGCGAAAGGTAAAGACAGATGGCATTGTCGTGGTTTGCTGATAATTAAAAGCTCGAACTGGCAAGCATTCGCCAATAACGTAATGTTCGGTTAACAAcgacgaaattaattagcgcAATTATGTTGCGCGCATTACGATTGTCAgcgtgtaaataaattatatttagggcagtttagattttaatttatctttaatttaatttaattcgcttTCCCATGTCGGCCGATCAATTATCGATGATTATTCAAACGTTTTATCACATACACGCGCGTGATCACTTGCTGACCAAGATCAATAGACCGTACGCGCtgcacataatttatttatagttcGCTTATTGACTTATAAACCGGCATGTCCTTTGCAGATCGACTACCCGGAAGTTCATGGCGGAGGGAGGATGCATCGACCACCGCACCCCCACCCCATAACTGACCACCGTCAGGTGAACCTGGTCTTCGATGACAcggtaatatttaattctttttcttttcttttttttttttttttttaatgtatgaCGATCCTAtctattaatttcaataattcgttaaaataacatatcaatctcgcgcgataaaatatctCAGTGAATTATCTTTATCAAAACGTAAACTTGACGAGCTTTCGTCACGCAATCGGACCATATATTTACCTACTCTTAACCTCGGCTTAACAATTTTATGGTGCTCCTAGCGAGCAGATATAATCGAGGCTTAGCTTTTCCCTTAACGGCGTATAAATGTCCATGATAATTCCGATCGGAATTTAAAAGCTCGGTGCCGAGCGCGTGCTCGGCGGAGTACCTGCAGCCCGCGGTTTCTTCCGGCGGGGGCAAGAAGCTGAATGAGAGAGAAGCAATTTGGAAAGTGGGCGCGGGGGGGAGAGGGACAAAAGGAAAAGTGAGATACACGGGCACGGACGACATAACGGGTCGTATAAATCATCTGCCGGGTCGGACAGTGGCCTTTGAGCGGTTACTATCCGTTGCTGGATGGATGCTTTGAGCGGACCAGCGACGCTTCTCTATCCCTCGGCCGCCTGCCTCgcgtctttttctctcttctaaCCCGCCTTCTCCCTCGTTTCGCTTCACCCTCCCTCGCccccgtctctttctttctctctgtatctctctttctctcgttccttTGCGGCTCGATCGACCGTCCGTCGACTCCTTAAGCGCGTTTCACACGACCGCTTGGACTTTCTATAGAAGAGGCCCTCCTCTTAAGATCAATTCAAAGTGGCGTTGTTGGCGTCAATTTACGTCATTGTTTGTTTATTGTTCCGCAAGACGATTAACTAATCGCGAGGGCCGTTGAATATTAATCGCGGGATCGCCGGcgcgttctttctctctcttttttctttttttttttttcctttttttttccccctcgtgCGTGCCTCGCAGTGTTCCTGTGACGTCGCGTCGGCCGCTGACACTCGCGTGGGCATTTAAATCGAAGCAGGCTGTATTACGTATTAAGCGCTATATTGtgcctttattatttttaatcccgGCTATTTCTGCCGGGTCTTGTCATAATCATTATCGATTCAGCATTATGCGACGCgattattttgcaagttaatGAAATATCCTTCATTTTCCGCGTTCTTCGTGACGCTGGGCTGATTATTTGATGACGAGGATCGAAAGCTGGCTTCTGGCCCCGGCGTCAAGCTCGATACAATATGCACAATTTCGTGAAAATTCAAACGTGGGAGACCCGGGCATTGTACATCAGACATTATTCTTGTTTCCCCGCGGAGTAATTATTCGCGATCATTCATCGTTAAATTCACTTTCGCGCCGCGTCGAATAAAATCATCTCCCACACGAATCCGACGGTTATTTAAATACCGCTCTCggttaataaatgcaaatcgCGCCCGAGCCTTTTCTCTCGTTATTAAATGCTCTGTTCCACAAGCAGGAATTAATTagtcgaattattatttaatttttatttttccttttaatacTTCCCGGTAAGTTTATCGCCTGCCGTTATTAGTGAATAATTGTTGCCGctattaattgttataatgAGGTCAGGTCTCTAATGGCGGTTTTACATATTAACGcgacatattaattaacaaaacgGGACGCCTTTTCCTGGAACGGTTGCGTGGAAAATATTGAGATTACGAAGACGCAAAACTCCGTCGCGTTTACGAGCCACCACGAAATTACGAATAGCGATATTGGATCTACCAAAGATACATGTGTGCGTACTCGGTTTAACGagatttgatttaatttaattcccgTACAATACGTGCAACAAAATTTCATTAACTGCCGGCCATTGTTGCGACCTCGCGTGAAGGCGGAAAATTTAATCTCCCAACCGATgtgaaaacaatttttttatatgtcgatattaatattaacccCGTTTTATATGTTCTTCCTTTGAATCCTACGAATTTATCTCGCGGATTAATTATGCGGTCCCGTGTTAGGTTCgttctaataaattatattaaaatttcaatttacccgtcttacaaattaaattgcgacATGAGATAAGTTTTATACTCCGTGTAGTCTTCAAGAATCAGATTACGCAGCCATAAAACCGTGCAAGTTCGCGGGCAAAGTGTTAAGGAGATTCATGTCAAactctcaataaaaaaaaataaaaaaaataaaattaaaacaattaaaaaaaaggaaaaatgggaaaaagaaacagTCGCGCGTGGAAGCTACAGGTGGCCCGGTGCTTCTCTTTCCCCGCCGAGCGATGTACAATCTCCTCCGCGCGTTGACACGCTCCTGtaccgtcgccgtcgcttGCAGGATCACGTGACCGTGCCGCGGTCCGTAGGGAATGCCGTGCGAGCGGCCGCCACGATGCGGGACGCGGGGGGACGCGAGTCAGTGACGGCGGCGGGTCGAGACGAGGCCAGTCCTACGTTTGCTAAGTTGATGACCGGCTGCGACGACGGACGCGAGTAGCCGGACGACACCGGACAGTCGGGCGCGTCGCGAGTTCCGAGGCGAGTCGTGCCGTGCGAGGAGAAACGACGCGGCGGTGCGTCCGTTCGCGAGGGACAAGGCGACCGGAGGCGGACGAGGCGCGCAGGAAGATGCGTACCGCGGTCGGCTCGGACCTGTCGTGATCGACGCCGAGGACAAACGAGCGACGAGGATCGCGGGCCCCGCTGGCGCGATGGACGCGTTCGGCGTGTATCAAGTGAGTGACCTCTCCTCTCGGAGGTGGACTCAAAATGGCCTTGGCTCTCGCCCTCGCCTGTTTCTCCGTCGCGGGCCCCGCGCCCTCCCCCTTCATCCGCGGAGGGTACTCGGGGCACGCGTCCTCGCGATGACATGACAACGATCGTCGCGGGCGTCTTGTTTTGCCCGACGAGTATGTACaacgcggacgcgcgcgcgtgagcACGCCCGCACACTCACGCAAtcgtgcatgcgtgcgtgATATCGTGTCGTTGCGACCTAACCTAACTAAAGCCGTCCCAATCACGCCCATTCCTGGTATTTCCTACTTGGCTGCGAGCGCGCGGCGTCGTCGCCGATGTTTTTGTCTCCCTTCGCTCGGAATGATGCAGGtaccggccgtcctcgacgtTCGGGCATGACGGAATCGCAGAATCGCTTTCGTGAACCGTTGTTATTGTTGCAATCGTGTGGGCTATCGAGGGGCTGCGAAGAGGAAGAGATCGGAACGGAACAGATGTTTAATTATCGCCACCGCGTGGGCTTTTATTTcggcattttttttgtaattttcagGATGCGCCTAAGCATATGTAAATAGCGTATTCGACTTTTTATCGATACTGAAGTACACTTCTAAAACtctgtttctttttacttcatcgtgctgatttttttattgcgaattTTTAGTGAGAATGTAGTACTGCGTATCCTATTATGTATTCATGTAACTTTTATAtggtataatatataatagagATATTAGAATTTaactttgtaataatttatctgaaCGCGTTGTCTCTTatactattttaaaaataagaaacgtgGTATTTAGTTTAGGAGATATGTAAGAATGTATAAAGAAACCTATGAacctaagaaattttttaagtattttaacaAGATGTTTCCTTTACAGTTCTCGCAGGGCCTGACAGGCAGGCCGGAGCTGTATCAGAAGTCAAACAGAAGCAGTCACTCAAGTGACACAAGTTCGGCGTACAGTGGATCCGACACAATGACATCTGTACAAAGCTCGCTAGACGCGGATCCTGACGACGTGGATCTGTCAGGTCTCGTGGAGTCTATCGTCGACAGCGATGAGGAGGAAGATTTAGCAGAGAGCATGGACGTAAGAatcataattacattatttccCAGAGATACATAAAGCTTGactctaattttaaattgctaTCTTTTTTCAGAGTTTAACAGTGCGAGATCCTGTACGAGAGTGTTTAGAAAAGGATCCCGTTGACAGAACGGAGGATGACATAGAGACACTTTTGGAATTCACTCAGCAGTTGAAAGCTTTCACGAATATGACTTTGGCTGTCAGGAGAGCGCTGTGCGCTGTTATGGTATTTGCGGTGGTCGATCGCGCGGGTATGGTAGTCTTAAATGACGGCGAAGAGCTCGATAGTTGGAGCGTGCTCATCAACGGGGCAGTTGAGATTGAGCACAGTAATGGCGAGATTGAACAACTCGGTCTCGGAGACAGCTTCGGTATCTTGCCTACCATGGACAGGCTGCTACACCGCGGAGTTATGAGAACAAAGTACGTAATACGATTCTTTCCTACTTATTTACAGGCAGCAATGTCTAGACAgttacgagaaaataaaaatgcaattttctaTCTACAGGTGCGACGATTGCCAGTTTGTTTGCGTCACACAAAGGGATTACTTTCAAATACAGCATCAAGGAGAAGAGAACACTAGGAGGCACGAAGAGAACGGAAGAGTAATTCTAGTGACCGAATTGCGAGGAGCTTTAGATGGCGCGGCCCGAAGAGGTCACGTAGTAATTCGGGGAACACCGGAGCGTTTGATGTTACAGCTTATTGAAGAAAACAGTATTACGGATCCTACTTACGTGGAAGACTTTCTATTAACTCATCGAACGTTTATCGATAGTCCGTTGTTAGTCGCGAGTCAATTGCTGGAGTGGTTCGACCAGGCGCAAGTGCGAGATCGCGTTGCTCGCGTTGTACTCTTATGGGTGAACAATCATTTTACCGACTTCGAGACTGATCCGGCGATGATGGAATTTTTAGAAGTATTCGAAAATGGATTGGAAAAGGAGAAAATGTTAGGACAACAaaggtaaatttatatttctctattttaaagtgcataaaataatattggggataataattgttatttataattcgtTGATTGATTTTAGGTTGTTAAATATTGCATGCGCCGCGAAAGCGAGAACGCGGAACGTAACGTTAGCCAGGCCAAACAGGGACGAAGTCCTAAACTTTAGCATTTTAGGAGGATTTGAGAGAGGTTTTGGTATATTTATCTCAAAAGTTGACAAGAGATCCAAGGCTGAAGATGTCGGTTTGAAGAGAGGCGATCAAATTTTAGAAGTAAATGGCCAAAGTTTCGAACACGTTAATCACACGAAAGCTCTCGATATTCTGAGAGCTTCTACGCATCTCAGTATAACTGTAAAATCTAATTTGCTTGGtgagtttatttaataaattaaaagtaataaaatatatctttttacctacaataattaatttttttttttttatagctttTAAAGAAATGCTTCAAATGCCAGACAATTCTCCAAGACCCCGAGGTAGAACAAATAAACCAGAAATACCCAGGCTTCAATCAGATCCGCGTGTTAGATTATCAACGCACGTGGATCCCTTGACTCCTGTGAATCCATTAAATCCTATGATTGGTGGAGTACCGTTATTAATTCCTGACAGTAATGTGTCACCATGCAAGGATGCTAAAAAAGAACACAAAGGATTTATGACTCTTGGACCTAAACGGCGATTACAGAAGGCACTTATGAAAATGAACATACTGCCAAAGAACACGATCAAGTGAGTGACGTGAAATatgttttaacaaataataattaaatctatgtaaatttttttgctgacaaaatattttataaatttaatagcgACGGTGTACACGTGGATGATCCCCTCGCGCCACCGCATACACCACCGGGAACAGGGCTTACTCAAACTACTACTAATTTATACCATTCGAAAAGTAATCCAGATCTTACGTCGCTTTATTGTTACGATGATTTAAGGGCAAACGATTATCCTGAACACGTGCTCAAAGTATATAAAGCTGATCAAACCTGCAAATATCTCCTTATTCATAAAGAAACGACAGCGCACGAGGTGAGTAAACTTATGCTATTGAGATTAAATAACCGAAGAAAAACGTGTacgaattataatataatgtgttaattttttataggtGGTAATGCTTGCACTTCAAGAATTTGGTATAACCGAAAGCAGTTCAAATTTCTCTCTGGCGGAAGTGAGTGTCGGCGAAGGTGG contains these protein-coding regions:
- the LOC139110492 gene encoding rap guanine nucleotide exchange factor 2 isoform X7 codes for the protein MHKHTSQLRGPGGHNGGYHGANKGPVRRWNSFHGGGGGGGGGGTGNFNDGVGNGGIVTKACQEPFRAVPKAVQALRSESVDRTHRAQPPPPPAFPRRRFSVCFGKRTGGSARRPNECFVLEPSEMIVIDYPEVHGGGRMHRPPHPHPITDHRQVNLVFDDTFSQGLTGRPELYQKSNRSSHSSDTSSAYSGSDTMTSVQSSLDADPDDVDLSGLVESIVDSDEEEDLAESMDSLTVRDPVRECLEKDPVDRTEDDIETLLEFTQQLKAFTNMTLAVRRALCAVMVFAVVDRAGMVVLNDGEELDSWSVLINGAVEIEHSNGEIEQLGLGDSFGILPTMDRLLHRGVMRTKCDDCQFVCVTQRDYFQIQHQGEENTRRHEENGRVILVTELRGALDGAARRGHVVIRGTPERLMLQLIEENSITDPTYVEDFLLTHRTFIDSPLLVASQLLEWFDQAQVRDRVARVVLLWVNNHFTDFETDPAMMEFLEVFENGLEKEKMLGQQRLLNIACAAKARTRNVTLARPNRDEVLNFSILGGFERGFGIFISKVDKRSKAEDVGLKRGDQILEVNGQSFEHVNHTKALDILRASTHLSITVKSNLLAFKEMLQMPDNSPRPRGRTNKPEIPRLQSDPRVRLSTHVDPLTPVNPLNPMIGGVPLLIPDSNVSPCKDAKKEHKGFMTLGPKRRLQKALMKMNILPKNTINDGVHVDDPLAPPHTPPGTGLTQTTTNLYHSKSNPDLTSLYCYDDLRANDYPEHVLKVYKADQTCKYLLIHKETTAHEVVMLALQEFGITESSSNFSLAEVSVGEGGMIKQRRLPDQLQNLAERIGLSSRYYLKTNGISETLVADDQAPELIRESQVHFLQLNAVEVAIQLTLQDFSIFRQIESTEYVDDLFELKSRYGVPMLSQFAELVNREMFWVVTEVCSEHNLVRRSKIIKQFIKIARQCKECKNFNSMFAIVSGLGHGSVSRLRASWEKLPTKYQRLFSDLQELMDPSRNMSKYRQLVASEQTQPPIIPFYPVVKKDLTFIHLGNDSRVESLVNFEKLRMIAKEVRTLTNMCSSPYDLLTMLERGGQPPSSAMVALNQMTTGNQGGQTATVKRRKKSTAAPNPKKMFEEAQMVRRVKAYLANMKVITDEERLHQLSVDCEPHAGAVAVAAAVPLGGSRGRRHPSPTLSTTSSASSTSEGRKSIQGTKFGAASPQAVRKMLALSDPHKTRPYQPKHCPPPLPVPGLALHSSGLEPSPGAPRRVGSGSRVPMHERSHSDTPASLPPPVDLSAESSSVTSLSNLQPLRKTLTSGSVTSSDSGHSTQLDSHSGSSVEAGGSPPPPQRRHSALQDDEDAQVSAV